In the Candidatus Electrothrix sp. GW3-4 genome, one interval contains:
- a CDS encoding ATP synthase F0 subunit B: MISIDITVLIHIINMIALMFILNKILYKPIIEIIEKRQDELDLLSNDVERYERNAKDRQAEVDRKMREASAKAKDALDAARNQAAKAGVDKLAVVRQKAEGDKEKQLAEVQAEFEETRKELLGSMEVFAQEMASKILGRSLEA; this comes from the coding sequence ATGATTTCAATTGATATCACAGTGCTCATTCACATTATTAATATGATCGCTTTAATGTTCATTCTGAACAAGATCCTGTACAAGCCCATTATTGAGATTATAGAAAAAAGGCAGGATGAGCTGGACCTCTTGAGTAATGACGTTGAAAGATACGAGCGAAACGCCAAGGATCGCCAGGCGGAAGTGGATAGGAAAATGCGGGAGGCTTCAGCGAAAGCCAAGGACGCCTTAGATGCGGCCAGAAATCAGGCGGCAAAGGCAGGTGTTGACAAGCTGGCTGTTGTTCGTCAGAAAGCAGAGGGCGATAAGGAGAAACAGCTTGCTGAAGTGCAGGCCGAGTTTGAGGAAACCCGCAAAGAGTTATTGGGTAGCATGGAAGTATTTGCCCAAGAGATGGCCTCAAAAATACTGGGAAGGAGTCTGGAAGCATGA
- the atpA gene encoding F0F1 ATP synthase subunit alpha yields MQIKASEISRIIKDQIAGYASDIDLKETGTVLSVGDGIARVYGVENCQAMELLEFPGNIMGLALNLEEDNVGVAVMGDVRHIKEGDIVKRTGKIAEVPVGPELEGRVVDGIGQPIDGKGPIEAKETRKMEVLAPGVIARKGVHEPCYTGYKAVDAMTPVGRGQRELVIGDRQIGKTALCVDAIIAQKNSGLHCVYVATGQKKSTVALVVEALRKHGAMEYTTVVAACASDPAPMQYVSAMVGCAMAEYWRDSGQHSLIIYDDLSKQAVAYRELSLLLRRPPGREAYPGDIFFNHSRLLERSAKVSDELGAGSMTALPIIETQAGDVSAFIPTNVISITDGQVFLEPSLFFAGVRPAINVGISVSRVGGAAQVKAMKQVAGTLRLDLAQYRELAAFAGFGSDLDAATQAQLTRGERLVEILKQPQYQPLPMEKQVSIIFAGTKGFLDEFPVDMLADYEQDLYNYIETNEPSIFAELQEKEEISNELDEKMRKTLTAFGDAFKATKGLN; encoded by the coding sequence ATGCAGATCAAAGCCTCAGAAATCAGTCGGATCATCAAGGATCAGATTGCCGGTTATGCCAGCGATATTGATCTGAAAGAAACCGGAACAGTCCTTTCGGTCGGTGACGGTATTGCCCGTGTATACGGTGTTGAAAACTGTCAGGCCATGGAGCTGCTTGAGTTCCCCGGCAACATCATGGGACTCGCTCTGAACCTGGAGGAGGACAATGTTGGTGTTGCGGTTATGGGCGATGTCCGTCATATCAAAGAAGGTGACATCGTCAAGCGAACCGGGAAAATTGCCGAGGTTCCAGTTGGGCCGGAACTGGAGGGCCGGGTGGTTGACGGTATCGGCCAACCTATTGATGGCAAGGGACCGATTGAGGCAAAAGAAACCCGCAAGATGGAAGTATTGGCGCCCGGCGTTATCGCCCGTAAGGGGGTTCACGAGCCCTGCTACACAGGCTATAAGGCAGTTGATGCCATGACCCCGGTCGGTCGTGGACAACGTGAGCTGGTGATCGGTGATCGTCAGATCGGCAAGACTGCCCTCTGCGTTGATGCCATTATCGCCCAGAAAAACAGTGGGTTGCATTGTGTGTACGTGGCCACGGGCCAGAAGAAATCCACCGTTGCCCTGGTTGTTGAAGCCTTGCGTAAACATGGTGCTATGGAGTACACCACCGTGGTTGCGGCCTGTGCCTCTGATCCTGCGCCGATGCAGTATGTCTCCGCGATGGTCGGCTGCGCAATGGCTGAATACTGGCGCGACAGCGGTCAGCATTCTCTGATTATATATGATGATCTTTCCAAGCAGGCGGTTGCCTATCGTGAGCTGTCGCTGTTGCTTCGTCGTCCGCCGGGACGTGAGGCCTATCCGGGCGATATCTTCTTTAACCATTCCCGTTTGCTGGAGCGTTCTGCCAAGGTCAGTGATGAACTCGGTGCCGGTTCCATGACTGCTCTGCCCATCATTGAGACCCAGGCCGGTGACGTTTCCGCCTTTATTCCCACTAATGTTATCTCCATTACGGACGGTCAGGTCTTCCTGGAACCGAGCCTGTTCTTTGCCGGTGTTCGTCCGGCCATCAACGTCGGTATCTCGGTTTCTCGTGTTGGTGGTGCGGCCCAGGTAAAAGCGATGAAGCAGGTCGCAGGTACCCTCCGTCTTGACTTGGCCCAGTATCGTGAGTTGGCTGCTTTTGCAGGCTTTGGTTCTGATTTGGATGCCGCCACCCAGGCCCAGCTGACCCGTGGTGAGCGTCTGGTTGAGATCCTTAAGCAGCCCCAGTACCAGCCCCTGCCTATGGAAAAGCAGGTCTCTATTATCTTTGCTGGCACGAAAGGCTTTTTGGACGAATTTCCAGTAGATATGCTTGCTGACTACGAGCAGGATCTGTACAATTATATCGAGACCAATGAGCCCTCGATTTTTGCGGAGTTGCAGGAGAAAGAAGAGATCTCAAACGAGCTGGATGAAAAAATGAGAAAAACGCTGACCGCTTTCGGTGATGCGTTTAAAGCAACCAAGGGCCTGAACTAA
- the lptA gene encoding lipopolysaccharide transport periplasmic protein LptA encodes MRLFLSPSRKNFLVALLFGMLLLTTNTGLCQGDDDPINIEADRMISQEEKNSVVFIGNVDASQGKVTIRTDEMTIYYQPNDPKKPKDQTRQVKKMICVGKVKVTQDDWLGTGDRMEYFADARKVILYGNAKAWQGKNMVSGKTITYFLDEKRSEVERSEAVVGKGKKQGRVKATIVPNSDDNKK; translated from the coding sequence ATGCGTTTGTTTTTATCGCCATCTCGAAAAAATTTCCTGGTGGCTCTTCTCTTCGGTATGCTTCTGCTGACTACCAACACGGGACTTTGTCAAGGTGATGATGATCCTATTAATATCGAAGCGGACCGCATGATTTCTCAGGAAGAGAAGAACTCTGTGGTTTTTATTGGCAATGTTGATGCGAGCCAGGGGAAGGTAACCATCCGCACCGATGAAATGACGATTTACTATCAGCCTAATGATCCCAAGAAACCGAAAGATCAGACCCGTCAGGTGAAGAAGATGATCTGTGTCGGCAAGGTCAAGGTTACCCAGGATGACTGGCTTGGTACAGGGGATCGGATGGAGTATTTTGCCGATGCACGTAAGGTGATCCTCTACGGCAACGCCAAGGCCTGGCAGGGGAAGAATATGGTGTCTGGAAAAACCATTACCTATTTTCTTGATGAAAAACGTTCAGAGGTCGAACGATCTGAAGCCGTTGTGGGGAAAGGCAAAAAACAGGGGCGGGTTAAAGCAACAATCGTTCCGAACTCTGACGACAACAAGAAATAA
- a CDS encoding PTS sugar transporter subunit IIA, which translates to MIELTEPCIVLELESTNKEGLLGEMAGVAQKKDPELHAETILQVLMEREQLGSTGVGNGVAIPHGKLHGLEQCLVCFGRSTKGIGFEAKDNKPVHLVVMILSPINMAEEYLQTLARVSKLMNSESNRNKFLQASSKKNIQQLFNAP; encoded by the coding sequence ATGATAGAGCTCACAGAACCATGCATAGTCCTTGAATTAGAATCGACCAATAAAGAAGGCCTTCTTGGAGAAATGGCAGGTGTTGCCCAAAAAAAGGATCCAGAACTGCATGCAGAGACCATATTGCAGGTGCTGATGGAGCGGGAGCAGCTCGGGTCAACCGGTGTGGGAAATGGGGTGGCGATTCCGCATGGAAAATTGCATGGGCTAGAGCAATGCCTGGTCTGCTTTGGCAGGTCGACAAAGGGGATCGGATTTGAGGCAAAGGATAATAAGCCGGTTCATCTTGTTGTGATGATTCTTTCGCCCATAAATATGGCTGAGGAGTATCTGCAAACCTTGGCTAGGGTCAGTAAACTGATGAATAGTGAGAGCAACAGGAATAAATTTCTCCAAGCCAGCAGTAAAAAAAATATTCAACAGCTCTTTAATGCACCGTAA
- a CDS encoding hydrogenase iron-sulfur subunit, which yields MSFIPDIRLFSCHYTSQQSCADEGRELNQLNFPENVKMTRVVCTGKLEEITLLKAFEDGADGVYVVGCPAEGCHNVRGSQRAAKRVEAVRSALSELGVEEERAKMFFLPRGLHPEFVDVAQEMNDQVTELGPSPF from the coding sequence GTTGCCATTATACCTCTCAACAAAGCTGCGCCGATGAAGGCCGTGAGCTGAACCAGCTCAATTTTCCTGAAAATGTCAAGATGACCCGGGTTGTCTGTACAGGAAAACTGGAGGAAATTACGCTGCTCAAGGCATTTGAAGACGGAGCCGATGGTGTATATGTGGTTGGTTGTCCCGCTGAAGGGTGTCACAACGTGCGAGGGAGCCAACGGGCTGCCAAGCGTGTGGAAGCTGTGCGCTCAGCCTTGAGCGAGCTTGGCGTGGAAGAGGAGCGGGCAAAGATGTTCTTTCTGCCACGCGGGTTACATCCGGAATTTGTTGATGTTGCTCAGGAAATGAATGATCAAGTTACCGAATTGGGGCCGTCTCCTTTTTAA
- the rpoN gene encoding RNA polymerase factor sigma-54, whose product MSLELRQQVKLSQKLVMTQQLRQAIKLLQLNRLELTNALHEEMAQNPMLEEVVGIQETVSNPDALSAEEVKVTAEVAATSQVSGDDPKTVAEVDWEDYSNNFDSDFSFAREAPPADAPSQFDFISAAPGLLSFLEWQLSHIKLDKKDEDIAVFILGNLNGHGLFEASIEHICGYADCSTEEAEGMLRLVQSLDPPGVAARDLRESLLLQLEREGMEDDLAYLLVSEHLDELQTHNFTKIAAKIDYTAREVRNAFSVITSLNPYPGNEYSNEQTNYVVPDVYLYKLDGEFIIQLNNDGLPQLQISPEYQEFIKDKDKMGADSKGYLTEQKRHAQNFINSVHYRQNSIYKVMRSLLKFQHDFFEKGPGHLNPLVLNDVAKDIGLHESTVSRITSNKYVHTPQGLYELKYFFSSAVSTTDGNLVASEAIKNRIRQLVQQEAPEKPLSDNAISELLKKEGVKVARRTVAKYRDQMKILPVKHRRKSR is encoded by the coding sequence ATGAGTCTTGAACTCCGACAGCAAGTAAAACTTTCCCAAAAGTTGGTTATGACGCAGCAGCTGCGTCAGGCTATTAAACTTCTGCAGCTGAATCGCTTGGAATTAACCAATGCACTGCACGAAGAAATGGCCCAGAACCCCATGCTGGAAGAAGTGGTCGGTATTCAGGAAACAGTGAGTAATCCTGATGCATTATCCGCAGAAGAGGTTAAGGTGACTGCGGAGGTGGCAGCTACTTCCCAGGTGTCTGGAGATGATCCCAAGACCGTAGCCGAGGTTGATTGGGAAGATTACTCTAATAATTTTGATTCTGATTTTTCTTTTGCCAGGGAAGCCCCTCCTGCTGATGCCCCGTCACAGTTCGATTTTATCTCTGCCGCTCCTGGCCTCCTTTCCTTTCTGGAATGGCAACTTTCGCATATTAAGCTTGACAAAAAAGACGAAGATATCGCTGTCTTTATTCTGGGTAATCTGAACGGGCATGGCCTCTTCGAGGCCTCAATTGAGCATATCTGTGGATATGCAGACTGTAGCACCGAAGAGGCTGAGGGGATGTTACGTTTGGTGCAGAGCCTTGATCCGCCTGGGGTAGCAGCACGGGACTTACGTGAGTCGCTCTTGCTGCAGCTGGAAAGAGAGGGCATGGAGGATGATTTGGCCTACCTGCTCGTGTCTGAGCATCTCGACGAATTGCAGACCCATAATTTTACCAAGATTGCGGCAAAGATAGATTATACTGCTCGCGAGGTCCGCAATGCCTTCAGTGTTATTACCTCATTAAACCCATACCCTGGTAATGAGTATAGTAATGAACAGACCAACTATGTTGTTCCTGATGTGTATTTGTACAAGCTGGATGGCGAGTTCATTATCCAGCTCAACAACGATGGCTTACCCCAATTGCAGATTTCGCCAGAATACCAGGAATTTATCAAGGATAAGGATAAGATGGGGGCTGACTCCAAGGGGTATTTGACAGAGCAGAAGCGGCATGCCCAGAATTTTATCAATTCGGTTCATTATCGGCAAAATTCAATCTATAAGGTCATGAGAAGCTTGCTTAAGTTTCAACATGATTTTTTTGAAAAAGGGCCGGGGCATCTCAATCCGCTTGTTCTCAATGATGTCGCCAAGGATATCGGACTTCATGAATCCACAGTCAGTCGGATTACCTCAAATAAATATGTTCATACCCCTCAAGGGCTGTATGAACTGAAGTATTTTTTCTCTAGTGCAGTCTCGACAACTGACGGAAATTTAGTTGCCTCTGAGGCAATAAAAAATCGTATCAGGCAGCTTGTCCAGCAGGAAGCTCCAGAAAAACCCCTCAGCGATAATGCCATTTCCGAACTGTTAAAGAAGGAAGGGGTGAAAGTTGCCCGGAGAACAGTGGCAAAGTACAGGGATCAAATGAAAATTCTCCCGGTTAAGCATCGTCGCAAGAGTCGCTGA
- a CDS encoding ATP synthase F0 subunit B — protein sequence MKARSTKKIVPLLFAVGLCGGMLSPSFAQEHGEEGHPVEQAAVHEQRAEQQVVHATAGEPDTGYAALEAHGGAEHVTGGTNDHDEHAAGHGEGDGEHSAPMVTGAKLKDLFWRAMNFAALVFLLVKFLAQPIAVSLGGRRREIQDELETMQVRRDEAEKSYKAFESRLVSMEDEMAELVEKAKARAEDEKARILAEAEAAAKDIQRQAEAAVQGTLAQAKSSLQAEIAEQAVVMAEELIVKNLTPEDQVTITEQYLERVGAVQ from the coding sequence ATGAAAGCTCGAAGTACGAAGAAGATAGTTCCTCTATTGTTCGCTGTCGGCTTGTGTGGGGGGATGTTGTCCCCGTCCTTTGCCCAAGAGCATGGCGAAGAGGGGCATCCTGTTGAGCAGGCTGCTGTGCATGAACAGCGTGCAGAGCAGCAGGTTGTTCATGCGACTGCGGGTGAACCTGATACTGGCTATGCTGCTCTGGAAGCACATGGGGGAGCAGAGCATGTAACCGGGGGAACCAATGATCATGATGAGCATGCTGCTGGGCACGGAGAAGGAGATGGTGAACATAGTGCGCCAATGGTGACTGGGGCAAAGCTGAAAGATCTTTTTTGGCGGGCTATGAATTTTGCCGCCCTGGTTTTTCTCCTGGTCAAGTTTCTTGCTCAACCCATTGCAGTAAGTCTAGGGGGCAGACGACGGGAGATTCAGGATGAATTGGAGACCATGCAGGTAAGGCGTGACGAGGCGGAAAAGTCCTACAAGGCCTTTGAGTCGCGTTTGGTTAGCATGGAAGACGAAATGGCAGAGCTTGTTGAAAAAGCCAAAGCAAGGGCTGAGGATGAGAAAGCCAGAATCCTTGCCGAGGCGGAGGCCGCAGCAAAGGATATACAGCGTCAGGCTGAAGCCGCAGTCCAGGGAACGCTTGCCCAGGCAAAGAGCTCCTTGCAGGCAGAGATTGCAGAGCAGGCTGTTGTCATGGCCGAGGAGTTGATCGTCAAGAACCTGACCCCGGAAGATCAGGTGACGATCACTGAACAGTATCTTGAACGTGTGGGTGCGGTACAGTGA
- the lptB gene encoding LPS export ABC transporter ATP-binding protein, with product MEPVSILETRNLVKEYRARRVVDQVNLQVQNGSIVGLLGPNGAGKTTTFYSIVGFIRPTSGSIFLDRREIQGLPIHRRASRGITYLAQEPSVFKKLTVEENVRIVLEPLGLTRNEINNRINELMAELKIEYLAKNKGHALSGGERRRVEIMRALATRPRFILLDEPFAGVDPLSVADLQQIIRGLKAKGLGVLISDHNVRETLQVCDFAYIMNAGQILTSGAADDIIQSELAKKMYLGENFTM from the coding sequence ATGGAACCCGTCTCTATCCTGGAAACCAGGAATCTGGTTAAGGAGTATCGCGCTCGCCGAGTGGTGGATCAGGTAAACCTGCAAGTGCAGAACGGCTCTATTGTAGGGTTGCTGGGGCCAAATGGTGCAGGCAAGACGACTACTTTCTATTCTATAGTCGGTTTTATCCGACCAACATCGGGATCCATCTTTCTTGACAGGAGAGAAATTCAGGGGCTTCCTATTCATCGACGTGCGTCCAGGGGGATTACCTATTTGGCACAGGAACCGTCGGTCTTTAAAAAATTGACGGTTGAAGAAAACGTTCGGATCGTTCTGGAGCCACTGGGACTTACTCGTAACGAAATTAATAATCGTATTAATGAGTTGATGGCAGAGCTCAAGATTGAGTATCTGGCCAAAAATAAAGGGCATGCGCTTTCTGGTGGTGAGCGGAGAAGGGTGGAAATTATGCGAGCCCTGGCCACCCGGCCTCGTTTTATTCTGCTTGATGAGCCCTTTGCCGGAGTTGATCCCCTTTCCGTTGCTGATCTGCAGCAGATTATTCGGGGACTGAAGGCAAAAGGGCTGGGAGTTTTAATTTCAGATCATAATGTTCGAGAAACATTGCAGGTATGCGATTTCGCCTATATAATGAATGCAGGGCAAATTCTTACCAGCGGTGCTGCCGATGATATTATTCAGAGTGAATTGGCTAAGAAGATGTATCTTGGTGAAAATTTTACTATGTGA
- a CDS encoding methylenetetrahydrofolate reductase C-terminal domain-containing protein, producing the protein MIIAERKPLAEIIEMIQDCKKILVLACRGCVTVCSAGGEREAEILASLIRLGLKKAGKSAEVFDASLVRQCDKEYIDSIDQFKGQYDAIVSTACGVGVNFIANLRPEDNVFPALNTTFFGGSAEQGVWTEQCAGCGDCVLHLTGGLCPVARCAKNLMNGPCGGSVDGRCEIHSEVDCVWQNIYDRMGRLQRQEEMTVSAPIRDWSTAGHGGPRKQVREDLTV; encoded by the coding sequence ATGATTATTGCTGAACGGAAGCCTTTGGCTGAAATAATAGAGATGATTCAGGATTGTAAGAAAATCCTGGTGCTGGCCTGTCGAGGCTGCGTAACAGTCTGCTCCGCAGGTGGAGAGCGGGAGGCCGAGATCCTGGCCTCGCTCATTCGGCTCGGCCTGAAAAAGGCAGGGAAGAGCGCAGAGGTCTTTGACGCTTCCCTGGTTCGTCAATGCGATAAAGAATATATAGATAGCATTGATCAGTTCAAAGGGCAATACGATGCGATTGTTTCCACAGCCTGTGGCGTTGGCGTCAATTTTATCGCAAATCTGCGTCCAGAGGATAATGTTTTTCCCGCATTGAATACCACCTTTTTCGGCGGTTCTGCTGAGCAGGGGGTCTGGACTGAGCAATGCGCTGGCTGCGGCGACTGCGTTCTGCATCTGACAGGCGGTCTGTGCCCGGTGGCCCGCTGCGCAAAGAACTTGATGAACGGCCCCTGTGGCGGCTCTGTGGATGGACGCTGTGAGATTCACTCCGAGGTCGATTGTGTATGGCAGAACATCTATGATCGGATGGGACGTCTGCAACGGCAGGAGGAAATGACCGTATCAGCTCCTATTCGTGATTGGTCGACAGCAGGACATGGCGGCCCCCGCAAACAGGTCAGAGAGGATCTGACGGTGTAA
- a CDS encoding F0F1 ATP synthase subunit delta — protein sequence MKQTVIAKRYARAIFRLGQENGTVDSYAETLSTIADLFDDPELEVAETLVNPLYPLEARHKVMTAIAEAAGADALMIAFLNLLVERKRIDVLREVAEQICELLDLEKNISHGRVTSAIELDDVLLGKIQAKMEEITGHKVILETQVDPSIIGGMIARVGDLVLDGSIRTQLNGLKESIKGRE from the coding sequence GTGAAACAGACAGTTATAGCAAAGCGGTATGCCAGGGCTATTTTTCGACTCGGGCAGGAAAACGGGACAGTTGACAGCTACGCAGAGACGCTGAGCACCATTGCTGATCTCTTTGATGATCCCGAACTTGAGGTTGCTGAAACCCTTGTCAACCCCCTTTATCCACTCGAGGCCAGGCATAAGGTTATGACCGCGATTGCAGAGGCCGCAGGCGCGGATGCCCTGATGATCGCCTTCCTTAATCTGCTGGTGGAGCGGAAACGGATTGACGTGCTGCGGGAAGTCGCGGAGCAAATTTGTGAGCTGCTTGACCTTGAAAAGAATATCAGTCATGGTCGTGTCACCTCGGCAATAGAGCTTGATGACGTGCTGCTCGGCAAGATTCAGGCGAAAATGGAAGAAATTACAGGGCACAAGGTAATTCTTGAAACACAGGTTGATCCCTCGATTATCGGTGGTATGATAGCCAGAGTCGGCGATCTGGTGTTGGACGGAAGTATTAGAACACAACTTAATGGATTAAAAGAATCTATCAAGGGGAGAGAATAG